A genomic segment from Gracilinanus agilis isolate LMUSP501 chromosome 1, AgileGrace, whole genome shotgun sequence encodes:
- the LOC123232591 gene encoding zinc finger protein 425-like, which translates to MAAGAPARFQIPLTFDDVAMYFSEEEWRNLEDWQKELYKNIMKSNYETLVFLGFAIPKPDLIILIEQGKEPFIRNLGNLERTDLVVSTNANDLLNLESTKGQLFWEDEGSMNSQEEKHYFYDSQNQDLPESLSGKRREAFFTLGQQGSYLRSPYNQDSQSLAPKAHNIKKSNSYKRDLNHKTEGSLSFQKNFKSHKKAQEDLSKRKGAFVLDLTQKTKLPEHNRLHKNKKPFSCLKCSKSFARKDVLKVHQRLHNSERPFQCPQCDTSFRLKRQLLSHQRLHIGDRPFQCPQCDSSFHLKDVLKAHQCTHSGEWPFSCSECGKGFIRQLHLTEHLRMRTGEKPFRCPQCDKSFRLKGTLKVHQYVHSRDRPFSCAL; encoded by the exons ATGGCCGCGGGGGCGCCTGCTCGG TTCCAGATACCGCTGACATTTGATGATGTGGCCATGTATTTCTCTGAGGAAGAATGGAGAAACTTGGAGGATTGGCAGAAGGAACTTTATAAGAACATAATGAAGTCCAATTATGAGACTTTGGTCTTCTTGG GCTTTGCCATTCCCAAGCCAGACTTGATCATCTTGATTGAACAGGGGAAAGAGCCATTCATCAGAAATCTGGGAAACTTGGAGAGAACAGACCTGGTAGTCAGCACCAATGCTAATGATCTTCTCAACTTGGAGAGCACAAAGGGGCAGCTGTTTTGGG AGGATGAGGGGTCTATGAATTCACAAGAGGAAAAGCACTATTTTTATGATTCTCAAAACCAGGACTTACCTGAATCATTatcaggaaaaagaagagaagcttTCTTTACACTTGGTCAACAAGGCTCTTATTTAAGGAGCCCATATAACCAAGATTCACAGTCTTTGGCTCCAAAAGCCCACAACATCAAGAAATCCAACTCATATAAGAGAGACTTGAACCACAAAACTGAGGGATCCCTTTCCTTCCAGAAAAATTTCAAGAGCCACAAGAAAGCACAAGAGGACCTGTCCAAAAGAAAGGGAGCATTTGTATTGGACCTTACCCAGAAGACAAAGCTCCCGGAACACAACAGATTGCATAAGAATAAGAAGCCCTTCTCCTGCCTCAAATGCAGCAAGAGCTTCGCCAGGAAGGACGTACTTAAGGTCCACCAGCGCCTACACAACAGTGAGAGGCCCTTCCAGTGCCCCCAGTGTGACACCAGTTTCCGCCTAAAGAGGCAACTACTCAGCCACCAGCGCCTACATATAGGCGATAGGCCCTTCCAGTGCCCCCAGTGTGACAGCAGTTTCCATCTAAAGGATGTTCTAAAAGCCCATCAGTGCACACATAGTGGAGAATGGCCTTTCTCTTGCAGTGAATGTGGCAAAGGCTTCATCAGACAGCTCCACCTCACAGAGCACCTCCGAATGCGTACGGGAGAGAAGCCTTTCCGGTGCCCCCAGTGTGACAAGAGCTTCCGCCTAAAGGGCACCCTCAAGGTCCACCAGTATGTGCACAGCAGAGATCGGCCATTCTCTT GTGCTCTGTAA